Proteins from a genomic interval of Epinephelus fuscoguttatus linkage group LG16, E.fuscoguttatus.final_Chr_v1:
- the nkx2.3 gene encoding homeobox protein Nkx-2.3: MLPSPLITSSTTPFSVKDILKLELQQQSQQHQLQFISCFGLSGALSQPGAFPNKSFRSYSPPSCMLAGRDSSSPISSGLSESEERMSYLNTLTVQERLAESSLPGEMFGNPAQSHSAELRLETEQEEQDTKSCAALRGDCEDLDSEKPATKQQRTRRKPRVLFSQAQVFELERRFKQQRYLSAPEREHLASSLKLTSTQVKIWFQNRRYKCKRQRQDKTLEMAGHHHHHHPPPPPRRVAVPVLVRDGRPCLTGSQNYNTSYTVGAPNPYSYSGYPAYSYNNSVYTNTYSCTYSSLPTLPPSNTTANAFMNMNLGNLSAQTQSQAPQGPVVTPCQGTLQGIRAW; the protein is encoded by the exons ATGCTCCCCAGCCCGCTCATAACTTCTTCTACCACGCCTTTCTCCGTGAAGGACATTCTCAAGTTAGAGTTGCAGCAACAATCTCAGCAGCACCAGCTCCAGTTCATCTCCTGCTTCGGTCTCTCCGGTGCGCTGTCACAGCCGGGAGCTTTCCCAAATAAGTCGTTCCGCTCCTATTCACCGCCCTCCTGCATGTTGGCCGGCAGGGACAGCTCAAGTCCCATCAGCTCAGGCCTGTCGGAGAGCGAGGAGAGGATGTCGTATCTCAACACGTTGACGGTTCAGGAGCGGCTGGCGGAGTCCAGTCTGCCGGGGGAGATGTTCGGCAACCCGGCGCAGAGCCACTCTGCGGAGCTCCGGCTGGAGACCGAGCAGGAGGAGCAAGACACCA AGAGCTGCGCTGCGCTGCGGGGTGACTGTGAGGACCTAGACTCAGAGAAGCCCGCCACCAAGCAGCAGAGGACCAGGAGGAAACCCCGCGTGCTCTTCTCCCAGGCTCAGGTGTTCGAGCTGGAGCGGCGCTTCAAGCAGCAGCGCTACCTGTCCGCCCCGGAGAGAGAGCACCTGGCCAGCTCCCTGAAACTCACCTCCACCCAGGTCAAGATCTGGTTCCAGAACAGGAGGTACAAATGCAAGAGGCAGCGGCAGGACAAGACTCTGGAGATGGCGggtcatcaccatcaccaccacccacCACCGCCGCCCAGGAGGGTGGCTGTGCCGGTGCTGGTCCGGGACGGGAGGCCTTGTCTCACTGGATCCCAGAACTACAACACCTCTTACACAGTCGGAGCTCCAAACCCGTACAGCTACAGTGGCTACCCGGCCTACAGCTACAACAACTCGGTGTATACTAACACTTACTCCTGTACTTACTCTAGTTTACCTACTCTGCCGCCCAGCAACACCACTGCTAATGCTTTCATGAACATGAATTTGGGAAATCTCAGCGCACAGACGCAAAGCCAGGCGCCCCAAGGACCAGTCGTCACACCCTGTCAGGGAACTCTGCAGGGCATCCGGGCATGGTAG
- the nkx3.3 gene encoding NK3 homeobox 3 produces the protein MTLSFSPFSIKDILTGRDAREKPGTRRTGELCAQRRNMCTGHDTRIPDRSHHEADENCIHSERLPADLCVSVGNPRSDAYIEEATREQTELREEQHPGCMERNQRHTELTEADEESCHPSGETVSCSSDEQQCRPGTKRRSRAAFSHAQVYELERRFNTQRYLSGPERADLAEALKLTETQVKIWFQNRRYKTKRRQMAAELAARGSPKKVAVKVLVRDNQKQYHQGNGVHIPMTVPLYQQACQYHPYLHYYCQPWSLSSMSCGGML, from the exons ATGACTTTGAGTTTTTCGCCTTTCTCCATCAAAGACATCCTCACCGGACGTGATGCCCGGGAAAAGCCCGGTACCAGGAGGACAGGCGAGCTCTGCGCACAGAGGCGCAACATGTGCACCGGGCATGACACGAGAATCCCTGATCGGTCTCATCACGAGGCGGATGAGAACTGCATCCACTCGGAGAGACTTCCTGCtgatctctgtgtgtctgttgggAACCCCCGATCTGATGCGTACATCGAGGAGGCCACAAGAGAGCAAACTGAGCTCAGGGAAG AGCAGCACCCAGGCTGTATGGAGCGGAACCAACGGCACACAGAGCTGACTGAGGCAGATGAGGAGAGCTGTCACCCCAGCGGGGAGACTGTCAGCTGCTCCTCCGATGAGCAGCAGTGCAGGCCCGGCACGAAGAGGCGCTCCAGAGCGGCCTTCTCTCACGCGCAGGTCTACGAGCTCGAGCGCCGCTTCAACACGCAGCGTTACCTCTCAGGACCTGAAAGGGCCGATCTGGCGGAAGCTCTGAAACTCACAGAGACCCAGGTGAAAATCTGGTTCCAGAACCGGAGATATAAAACCAAACGGCGGCAGATGGCGGCCGAGCTGGCGGCGCGCGGCTCGCCAAAGAAAGTAGCGGTAAAGGTGCTGGTGAGGGACAATCAGAAGCAGTACCATCAGGGGAATGGAGTACACATCCCAATGACTGTGCCACTGTACCAACAGGCCTGTCAGTACCACCCCTACCTGCACTACTACTGCCAGCCGTGGAGCCTGAGCAGCATGTCCTGTGGAGGGATGCTCTGA